The Kaistia defluvii genome segment CTTGGCGGCGATGCCGCCGGCCAGGAACACGCCGCCATTGGCCATGAAGATCAGCGCCAGATTGCCTGCGAGCCGGCCGAGATGCACGCAGAACAGTTCGAGCGCTTCTTCCGCCGCCGCGTCGGAGCGATCCATCGCCGCGGCGGTGATCTCGGACGGGTTGTCGAAGCGCGCCGCCTCGCCCCGGGCGCTGGCGACCGCCCGGTAGAGCCGCAGCAGGCCGCTGCCGCAGAGCAGCGTTTCGCCCTCGATGCGCGCGAACGGGTCGGTCTGCTGGTGCGGCCGCTCGATATGCGGCCAGATCTCGAAATCGCGCGCGCTGACCGGCGCCAGGTCGATATGGCCGCCCTCGCCGGGCACCGGCAGCCAGGCGCCATTGGCGTGGATCAGCGCCGCGGCGCCGAGGCCGGTGCCGGGACCGACCACCACTTGCGCGCCATTGGCGAGCGGCGTGCCGCTGCCGATCGTCACCAAATCCTCGCCGGCCAGCGCCGGCAGCGACAGCGACAGCGCCTCGAAATCGTTGAGCAGGATCACCTCGTCCAGACCGAAGCGCGCGATCATCCGCTTGGGCTCGACCACCCAGTGGCAATTGGTGAGCGGAACCTGGTCGCCCTGGATCGGCCCGGCCAGCGCCAGCACGGCCGAATGCGGCGCCGCGCCTTCCGGCAGCACGGCGGCGATCGCGTCGTCGATGGTGGCGAAATCGGCCGTCAGCACGGTCGGGAACCGGATGACCCGGCCGGTCT includes the following:
- the glk gene encoding glucokinase; amino-acid sequence: MTTTTPPRAFVPFPTLIGDIGGTNARFALVPDETGRVIRFPTVLTADFATIDDAIAAVLPEGAAPHSAVLALAGPIQGDQVPLTNCHWVVEPKRMIARFGLDEVILLNDFEALSLSLPALAGEDLVTIGSGTPLANGAQVVVGPGTGLGAAALIHANGAWLPVPGEGGHIDLAPVSARDFEIWPHIERPHQQTDPFARIEGETLLCGSGLLRLYRAVASARGEAARFDNPSEITAAAMDRSDAAAEEALELFCVHLGRLAGNLALIFMANGGVFLAGGIAAKIAPFLKESGFRDAFIDKVPHGAMMDRMPTSVVVHPEPALAGITAYARHPDLFGIVTEGRRWHK